A segment of the Xenorhabdus bovienii SS-2004 genome:
CATCCAGACGCTCACACCATTTGTTTAAAGCATCTAGCTTCTCTGGTAGGTATTGACTCTTATTGTATATAGCCATAATGCCCGGCAAAGCATGACCCAGAAGCTGTTCAACCACATGTGGCGCCACACCTAATTCATTGAGTTTAGTTGAAAAAGTTCTTCTTAAATCATGCAAACTCCACTCTTCATTGTGCTCTAATTTTGGTCATGTATTAAATGGTTAGTTGCTGTGATATGCTTCCGGCTTTTTAAGGATGAAGTATGGCCAAAGTTGATGTCTATTGCCGTTATTGCCACAAATCAGAACAGGTCAAAGGACATGGGAAAGGAAATGGCGGACATCCTCGTTATCGCTGTTATAGCTGCTGTAAGGTCTTTCAGTTGGCGTATACCTATCAGGCCTGCAAACCCGGCGTTAAAGAACAGATTGTCGATATCGCGATGAATAACGGGGGAATTCGTGACACCGCTCGGATCCTGAAAGTCGCCACCGCCACCGTCATGAAAACATTAAAAACCTCAGACCCCGAAACGTAACGACACTTCCCCTTGCGGAATGTGGCATCCAGATTGTCTGTGAAATCGACGAGCAATGGTCGTTTGTCGGCAATAAGAAAAACCAACGCTGGCTTTGGTATGCTTGGGAACCCCGCCTGAAGCGAATAGTGGCTCATGTTTTTGGCGATCGCAGTCGAAAAACGTTAGACAAGCTGCTTACCCTCTTATCTTCCTTTACTATTCGGTTTTACTGCACGGATGACTATGTTGTTTATGACCCACTTCCCGAGGAAGAGCACTTGACTGGAAAGGCGTTTACTCAGCGTATAGAGAGAACGAATTTAACGCATCGTACCCGAATCAAAAGGCTGAATAGAAAAACCATTGGGTATTCAAAATCGGAAGAAATGCACGATAAAGTGATAGGAACCTTTATTGAACGTGAACATTATTTTTAATACCTAATCTAATCATTTAATACATGACCCTAATTTTTTCCATATATTTCCACCATATTGTGATACTGATCCTGACCTTTTAATTTCCCCCAGAAGATAACCACTTTTATGATTTTGATAAATGAGTTTTTCTAAAAACGGTTTTAAGCATTCAGGTATTGGTCGAATGATTTTCTCACCTGATTTGCTATTTTCTTTTGGAACCGTCCATAACATAGAATCAAAATCCCATTCTGATAATTTAGATAATCTAACTTCTTGCGAGCGACAACCAAATACAATTAAAACTCTCAAAAAATTACTATAGTAAGGTAAATTCACATTTGTATTTAGAGACTGCCACAGTTGTCCGAGCTCATTATCTTTCAAATATCTTTGGCCTTTATTTTGCTTTTTTCCAACATCAAGAATAGTTAAATCATCCAGTGCATTACTTATTGCATACCTTCTTACTCGACAGAATTTGATGGCTTGCCTACATAGCTGGAATATAATTCCAGATGTCATAGGGGCTGCCTGTTTAATTCTATCAAAACATTGGAGCCAATAATGGGTTTCACAATCGGATAATGCCATATTTCCAATATAAGGATATATGTGTTTCTGCAATTGAGAAATGTGTTTATCAATATTTACCCTGTTATCTTTTCCGTAGTTTTCAATCCAGTATTCAATAGCTTTTTTTACTGTGACTGGATTTAGTGATTCCTGCATTGTTAAGTTAAATTGGAGCTTTGGATCTTTACCCGATACGAGCCAATTACGGCACTTGGTTCGTATTTCTCGAGCCTGCTTGAGACTCATATCAGGATAGCGCCCAATGGTAAGTCGGTTTAATTTTTTACCATCAAGTCGATATGTAAAAACCCAGCTAATACCACCAACTTTGGACACCTTAGCGCTCAGGCTTGCTCCATCAGCAAAAAATTCGATCTTGTCATTTTTTCTTCCATGTAAGATCTTAAGTTTTTTGTCACTGAGTTTGTTTAGTTCGGCAGTCATGATTACTCAAAATATTTATACAAATGTTTATACACAGTCTGACGCAAGAGTGGAAAAACGTCAATAAGCACTAGAACAATACACAGCATAACATCATAATATATTTTTGATTTATAATATATTTATAAAATAACAGCAAAACACAGGAACATAAAATAATTTTATGAAAAAGAAACTCACAACAGAACAACTTGCAGATGCCAAACGTTTGAAGCGCATATTTGTGTTAAGGCAAAAGCAGCTCGGTATCTCTTCTCAAGATGCATTCGCGGACGAATTTGGCATGACTCAAAGCGCCGTTTCACACTATCTTAATGGTGTAAACGCCCTTAATTTGGAGAGAGCGGCCGATTTCGCCAATAAATTGGGCGTTAGCATTGCAGATTTCAGTCCATCATTAGATCAACAGGCAAGGAAACTCCTGAAAGCGGTCTATGGTGATGATCCTACTTTTGCCACCCATCAGCATCCTCAAAAACAATATCCACTGCTGAACTGGGCAAATGCAGGTAATTGGTGTGAAGAACCTGCACCGCTATATCCTGAAAACGATATTGAACAATGGCATGAAACTTCTATTGAATGTTCACCCCATGCTTTCTGGCTAGAAGTCAAAGGTGATTCAATGGCATCATCGAATGAATTAAACATACAGCAAGGTATGATCATTTTGATTGACCCTGATGTTAAGCCTATGGCTAATAACTTGGTGGTGGCAAAACTTGAGGGAGAAAAAGAGCTGACTTTTAAGCAATTAATTACCGAAGGGTACGATGCCTATTTAAAACCTCTAAATCCTCAATACAATATGATACCTCTCAATGAAAAAGTGCATATTGTTGGTGTTGTCATAGAGGCCAAGATAGCTAAGTTGCCCTAACAGTGGCAATAAGTTATAGGGATGGGGGTGTTTATAAACAAGGTGATCGCCATTTTATTATATCCAACGCACCTCTGAGCAGGCTTAATATGCAGGCAAACATTGTTCCGTCTTAACCGTTTGTTAATTCAGATTGAGTACATAGGCATAAAAATCTATGGTCCCCACCTTTTTTGCAACACTGATTTTTGATTGATGTTGGCTTGCTTAAATCTATCCGGCGTCACTATGGGCAGGGATGCCCGCGCCTCGATGAGTTCCGCACCTGATAAGCCTAAAAAACCGCACGGCTTCAGAGAGCCATTTTTTATGTCAGGATTCCATCAGGTCGATAAGCCGTTCATGTCATCAATAATCAGTCTTCGCAAAACCAGATTGGGAACTGCTTTAATTAACGATTAACCTGCCAGTCAGACTGGCGTCGTCGTTACCTTTCGAACACAGTTTGCCGTGTTGTGATTGCCCAGGCTATCCGGGCTAATTTGTTGGCCAGCGCACAGGCCACAACATTTGAGTGTTTTCGCTCAAGCTGAGCCTTTACCCATTCAGCCAGCCTTCCTGACTGATAATCGATTCTCTGGATAAAGACTCTGGCGCACTGGACAAGTAACCGTCGCAGATTTTTGTCTCCGCGTTTACTTATCCCTAAAAGCGTATTTTTGCCACCCGTGCTGTACTGGCGTGGTACCAGACCGGTTGAAGCAGCAAAATCCCGGCTACAGCCATACTGCTTACCATCGCCCAGCTGCGATGATAAGACGCTGGCAGTTATCGGACCCACGCCCGGTATTGTCTGAAGACGCTGTCCTGTTTCATCACGTCTCAGCTCCTGCTCCAGTGCCGTCTCAAGCTCGGTGAGCTGTTCGACAAGATAAAGATAATGGGCATGTAAGCGCATCAGCAACTGTGCCAGATAGGGAGGAAGTTCGTTCTCTGCCAAGACGGTTGAAAGTCTTTTTATCACGGCGGTTCCGATCGGCATACTGATGCCAAATTCCAGTAAAAAAGCGTGCATCTGATTAGTGGTTTTAACCCTGTCTCTGACCAGTGATTCTCTGACCCGATGCAGGGCGCGCATAGCTTGTT
Coding sequences within it:
- a CDS encoding LexA family protein; protein product: MKKKLTTEQLADAKRLKRIFVLRQKQLGISSQDAFADEFGMTQSAVSHYLNGVNALNLERAADFANKLGVSIADFSPSLDQQARKLLKAVYGDDPTFATHQHPQKQYPLLNWANAGNWCEEPAPLYPENDIEQWHETSIECSPHAFWLEVKGDSMASSNELNIQQGMIILIDPDVKPMANNLVVAKLEGEKELTFKQLITEGYDAYLKPLNPQYNMIPLNEKVHIVGVVIEAKIAKLP
- a CDS encoding IS1 family transposase (programmed frameshift), translating into MAKVDVYCRYCHKSEQVKGHGKGNGGHPRYRCYSCCKVFQLAYTYQACKPGVKEQIVDIAMNNGGIRDTARILKVATATVMKTLKNLRPRNVTTLPLAECGIQIVCEIDEQWSFVGNKKNQRWLWYAWEPRLKRIVAHVFGDRSRKTLDKLLTLLSSFTIRFYCTDDYVVYDPLPEEEHLTGKAFTQRIERTNLTHRTRIKRLNRKTIGYSKSEEMHDKVIGTFIEREHYF
- a CDS encoding IS110 family transposase; the encoded protein is MQNVTLIGIDLGKHSFHVHCQDKSGKALLRKKFTRARLMEFLAGSPSATVVMEACAGAHFMARRIAAFGHEAKLISPQFVRPFVKSNKNDFVDAEAICEAASRPSMRFVQPRTEAQQAMRALHRVRESLVRDRVKTTNQMHAFLLEFGISMPIGTAVIKRLSTVLAENELPPYLAQLLMRLHAHYLYLVEQLTELETALEQELRRDETGQRLQTIPGVGPITASVLSSQLGDGKQYGCSRDFAASTGLVPRQYSTGGKNTLLGISKRGDKNLRRLLVQCARVFIQRIDYQSGRLAEWVKAQLERKHSNVVACALANKLARIAWAITTRQTVFER